In one window of Helianthus annuus cultivar XRQ/B chromosome 17, HanXRQr2.0-SUNRISE, whole genome shotgun sequence DNA:
- the LOC110924629 gene encoding uncharacterized protein LOC110924629, translating to MEKYRAKKRDLHMMFIDLEKAYDSVPRRLIWDGLESIGVPGKYIDLIRDMYVKTKITIGGHVVPQEVSNKLKGKFYRVAVRPDVLYGTNCWAIKKTHARRMEVAEMRMLRWTCGHTQFDRIRNVIFRERIEVASLSNKISEGRLRWFGHVKRRQTTELVRVVKTLTVKGRRSRGRPKLTWDEQIRQDLIGLLLSEDMVHDRSSWSRSIKIKDF from the exons ATGGAGAAATATAGGGCGAAGAAGCGGGATCTACATATGATGTTCATTGATCTTGAAAAGGCATACGATAGTGTGCCTCGTAGACTGATTTGGGATGGGTTAGAGAGTATAGGGGTTCCCGGGAAGTATATAGACTTAATTAGGGATATGTATGTTAAGACTAAGATCACCATTGGGGGTCATGTGGTTCCACAG GAGGTTTCGAACAAATTAAAGGGGAAATTTTATAGGGTAGCAGTTAGACCTGATGTGTTATATGGGACCAACTGTTGGGCCATCAAGAAAACGCATGCGCGAAGGATGGAGGTAGCTGAGATGAGGATGCTAAGGTGGACGTGCGGGCACACACAGTTTGACCGAATAAGAAATGTGATTTTTAGGGAGAGGATTGAAGTAGCTAGTTTGTCTAATAAGATAAGtgaggggagattgagatggtttgggcatgtgaagaggaGGCAAACGactgagctagttagagtggtaaAAACCCTCACCGTGAAGGGGAGGAGGAGTAGGGGCAGACCCAAATTAACTTGGGACGAGCAGATTAGGCAAGATTTAATAGGGTTGCTCCTCTCCGAGGACATGGTCCATGATAGGAGTTCGTGGAGTCGTAGTATTAAGATAAAGGATTTTTAG